A window from Seriola aureovittata isolate HTS-2021-v1 ecotype China chromosome 14, ASM2101889v1, whole genome shotgun sequence encodes these proteins:
- the pcgf6 gene encoding polycomb group RING finger protein 6, with protein MSSPPCGRRSHEGSTHTSDSDSEDEPKLPLNQFYPYIRCALCCGFLIDATTITECLHTFCKSCIVKHFFYSNRCPTCSIVVHQTQPLYNIRLDRQLQDIVYKMVPFLEELERERMCNFYKERGLEVPKPVMITSPGPVVSKRQKKDNIPQSVFTIPPELDISLLLEFVGAEEGINNYKPLERPYVRVSGEATIRHVELFIRRKMELSPTCQVDVVCGDHLLDHYQSLKDIQNSLGEEALQDGLLVLHFGLVLPSES; from the exons ATGTCATCGCCTCCATGTGGACGCAGGAGTCATGAGGGGTCAACTCACACATCAGACAGCGATTCAGAGGACGAG CCCAAGCTCCCACTCAACCAGTTCTATCCATACATCCGCTGCGCCCTGTGCTGCGGCTTCCTCATCGATGCCACCACCATCACAGAGTGCCTGCACACAT TTTGTAAAAGCTGCATCGTGAAGCACTTCTTCTACAGCAACAGGTGTCCCACATGCAGCATTGTTGTCCACCAGACACAGCCCCTTTACAACATCAG GCTGGACAGACAACTGCAGGATATTGTTTACAAAATGGTTCCCTTCTTGGAGGAGC ttgAACGAGAGAGAATGTGTAACTTCTACAAAGAGAGAGGGCTGGAGGTGCCAAAACCAG TAATGATCACCTCTCCAGGTCCTGTTGTGTCCAAGAGGCAGAAGAAAGATAACATTCCTCAGTCTGTGTTCACCATCCCCCCTGAGCTGGATatatctctgctgctggagtttGTAGG ggCTGAAGAAGGCATTAACAACTATAAG CCATTAGAGAGGCCGTATGTCCGTGTGTCTGGTGAGGCCACGATCCGCCACGTGGAGTTGTTCATCAGGAGGAAGATGGAGCTTAGCCCAACCTGCCAG GTGGACGTGGTTTGTGGAGATCACCTCCTCGATCACTACCAGTCACTCAAAGACATACAGAACTCTTTGGGCGAAGAGGCGCTGCAG GACGGTCTGTTGGTGCTGCACTTCGGTCTGGTCCTGCCCTCCGAGTCTTGA